The following are encoded together in the Lachnospiraceae bacterium genome:
- a CDS encoding 1-deoxy-D-xylulose-5-phosphate reductoisomerase, producing MKNIVILGSTGSIGTQTLDIVRAVPEKLHVSALAAGGSRPELLAEQVLEFQPQMVVVYEPDGLKALKTLLKGKAPEALQYRCGMEGLMEAAALPEAELVVTSLVGMIGIQPTVAAIEAGKNIALANKETLVCAGAYIMRLAKQKNVKILPVDSEHGAIFQCLQGVKTEDVHKIILTASGGPFRGMTAEQLKSVTLAQALAHPNWSMGAKITIDSATLMNKGLEMIEAMWLFDRKPEEIEPVIHPQSIIHSMVELKDGSVLAQMAAPDMRLPIEVALLYPERGPRAVPALDFQKQGALTFEPIDESVFPSTAMARYAMERGGLYPAVYNAANERAVEWFRLGRIGFSEIFRVVEQALEAYDRQENTQKEYTLEEVVQIRGWVEKRLS from the coding sequence ATGAAGAACATAGTGATATTAGGAAGCACTGGTTCGATCGGAACGCAGACGCTGGACATCGTCAGAGCTGTGCCGGAGAAGCTGCATGTGAGTGCACTGGCTGCCGGAGGGAGCAGGCCGGAGCTGCTGGCGGAGCAGGTGCTTGAATTTCAGCCGCAGATGGTCGTTGTGTATGAGCCGGACGGATTAAAGGCCCTTAAGACCCTGCTCAAAGGAAAGGCGCCGGAGGCGCTGCAATACCGCTGCGGCATGGAGGGGCTGATGGAGGCCGCTGCGCTGCCGGAGGCGGAACTGGTCGTGACCTCCTTGGTAGGCATGATCGGCATTCAGCCAACGGTAGCGGCGATTGAGGCAGGAAAAAATATTGCGCTGGCTAATAAAGAGACATTGGTGTGCGCAGGCGCTTATATCATGCGGCTTGCTAAGCAAAAGAATGTTAAAATTCTGCCGGTGGACAGCGAGCATGGCGCGATTTTTCAGTGTCTTCAGGGAGTAAAAACAGAAGATGTGCATAAGATTATACTGACGGCCTCCGGAGGACCTTTTAGAGGAATGACGGCTGAGCAGCTAAAGAGCGTAACGCTTGCGCAGGCACTCGCCCACCCGAACTGGTCGATGGGCGCGAAGATTACGATCGACAGTGCCACGCTCATGAATAAGGGACTGGAAATGATCGAGGCAATGTGGCTTTTTGACAGAAAGCCGGAGGAGATCGAGCCGGTGATCCATCCGCAGAGCATCATTCATTCGATGGTGGAATTAAAGGACGGTTCCGTGCTGGCGCAGATGGCGGCGCCGGATATGCGGCTTCCGATTGAGGTAGCGCTTTTATATCCCGAGCGAGGGCCAAGAGCAGTGCCAGCGCTTGATTTTCAGAAACAGGGAGCCCTGACCTTTGAGCCCATTGATGAATCTGTATTTCCATCCACCGCCATGGCGCGCTATGCGATGGAAAGAGGAGGGCTCTATCCGGCGGTGTATAACGCGGCCAATGAGAGGGCCGTGGAATGGTTCCGGCTTGGCCGGATTGGCTTTAGTGAAATCTTTAGGGTCGTGGAACAGGCGCTGGAGGCCTATGACAGGCAGGAAAATACACAAAAGGAATATACGCTGGAAGAGGTAGTACAGATTCGGGGTTGGGTAGAAAAGCGGCTTTCATAA
- a CDS encoding phosphatidate cytidylyltransferase, which produces MKVRIFSGIALILIFSVLLIAGGPVLLCALFILNILALFELYNAMQRSKQHQPFRITGMVASFVLYVCLLLFKEQIWNGHFILYFFTLLMIVLMVLCLVFYPKRGMVDAALTVFSIAYVSLLFSYVYLLRTAQNGQFYVWYIFAASWGCDTCAYFTGYYLGKHKLSPVLSPKKTIEGAVGGVVGSILLCTIYGMIIAGPMEVDRGVILKVSLLIGLLGSLVAQVGDIFASSIKRMMKIKDYGNLIPGHGGILDRFDSLLLVAPIIVMILEVFKVIG; this is translated from the coding sequence ATGAAGGTTCGTATTTTTAGCGGAATTGCACTCATCTTAATATTTTCAGTGCTTTTAATTGCAGGAGGTCCGGTTTTATTATGCGCATTGTTTATTTTAAACATATTAGCGCTGTTTGAGCTGTATAATGCCATGCAGCGCAGCAAGCAGCACCAGCCCTTCCGGATTACCGGCATGGTAGCCAGCTTTGTACTATATGTGTGTCTGCTGCTTTTTAAAGAGCAGATCTGGAACGGTCATTTTATTCTGTATTTTTTTACACTTCTGATGATTGTGCTGATGGTGCTCTGTCTGGTGTTTTATCCCAAGCGGGGGATGGTGGATGCGGCGCTCACGGTATTTAGCATTGCCTATGTATCGCTGCTTTTTTCTTATGTCTATTTACTGCGCACAGCGCAAAATGGACAGTTTTATGTGTGGTACATTTTTGCAGCGTCCTGGGGTTGTGATACCTGTGCGTACTTTACGGGATATTATCTGGGAAAGCATAAGCTGTCGCCGGTTTTAAGCCCTAAAAAGACGATCGAAGGCGCCGTAGGCGGCGTGGTTGGTTCGATCCTGCTCTGTACGATCTATGGCATGATCATTGCCGGCCCCATGGAGGTAGACCGCGGCGTGATCTTAAAGGTATCGCTGCTGATCGGGCTTCTGGGCTCGCTGGTGGCACAGGTGGGAGATATCTTTGCCTCTTCGATTAAGCGTATGATGAAGATTAAGGACTATGGCAATTTGATTCCGGGGCATGGCGGAATTTTGGACCGGTTTGACAGCCTCCTTCTGGTTGCGCCGATCATTGTGATGATTTTAGAAGTATTTAAAGTGATAGGATAA
- a CDS encoding PolC-type DNA polymerase III → MTPYDRSLIDVFPGAFRQESAGLAAGVQVLKVEVCQSACKMDIYIRCRRALSEDERALLTACIDIYMEGRVQVSLIENEPVNLQQMTDNQKKQVILERLREEQPSCAALLHAMPFLFAQGRLDIQVKPAALKIMRLRHTKEKLEEILQFLGMECEVRLIENEAVEPEAEPVSAEAPPSRQSRAEEESRPELPWEEDGAAEAAKTLPDDAFFAAYGAEEPLRPAENSRQQMPADLPGREAGDIKEEDMPVDKKKKNQVMCGKPINTKDEIPLARCDEERRMVVTRGIISTIHCREIQNGKAILTIRITDYIDSVEVKAFVVHKTYKSRMETQLVKGATILVKGSLQMDSYVQDLVLMANHITLCAEPLQVNEEKKKELEGMILGRPFEGEAVSIKSVLGQEPDRPVILQGDIIQSEGKEIRNGRTLMTIDITDYTGSISVKAFMETADLETKAGLMKKGKQIKVKGRVKFDDQYAHEYQMTADAIIPTKDSLKPERQDTCEEKRVELHAHTKISEMDAVVSPTDLVMQAHRWGHPAVAITDHGVVQGFPEAMDAAKKCGIKVIYGVEAYLVDDLKTAVENDQGQSFEDRFVVFDIETTGFNKKEDQILEIGAVMIEKGKIIDRFSRFIDPQRPIPARITELTSITDEDVRGQGTIQEVLPDFKEWAGSSVLVAHNAAFDTGFIQNKNAQLGEAPMTNTVVDTLELARGLFELRRYTLDSVAKHLDISLENHHRAVDDAEATAEIFIKCLALLREQGIEALSQVNAYIHKNTDVKRLRSHHAVILVKNQTGLRNLYELVSLAHLDYFYRQPRIPKSEYLRLKEGLLIGTACEAGELYQAVLENDGMETLERLVRFYDYLEIQPVGNNAFMIADPDRDNVNSVEDLQEINRRIVQLGLEYDKPVVATCDVHFKEPEDAVFRKILMASKGFKDADNQAPLYFRTTNEMLEEFAYLGPELCHQVVIDNPVRISEMVEKILPIPDGQFSPVIEGAEEELRDAVYGKAKAMYGDPLPEVVAARLDHEMKCIIKNGFATLYVLARRLVLHSVADGYYVGSRGSVGSSLVATMAEITEINPLQAHYYCKKCQYSDFDSPEVKAKAGMSGFDLPDKVCPVCGTPLTKDGQEIPFEVFLGFDGDKEPDIDLNFSGEYQPKAHAYVEEMFGTGHVFRAGTMGGLADKTAYGMVRKYLEERGQTASNAEINYLISGCLDVKRTTGQHPGGQIIVPMGYSVYDFCPVQHPANDMNTPIVTTHFDYNQLHGRLLKLDILGHDDPTMVRMLEDLTQTKATEVPLDDPKVMSLFLNTDALGVTPEQIGSPVGTYGISEFGTRFVRQMLVDTKPQNFSDLVRISGLSHGTDVWNNNAKDIVDQGIAPISECICTREDIMIDLIHLGMDKLQSFKIMEAVRKGKKGPGLKQSDIDDMIAHGIEPWYLESCKKIQYLFPKGHAAAYVTMSLRIAYYKVYHMEAYYAAFYTIRADSFDYETMARGEERAREAMAAVDAKSKEEQTAKDKEVRTLLELVIESYCRGMEFLPIDLYESDHHKFRIIDGKLLPPFDTLSGMGATAAESIVEARQEGEFLTIEDFINRTKVSRTMAETMKSLGIMGDLPDTDQMSLF, encoded by the coding sequence ATGACGCCGTATGACCGGTCGCTGATCGATGTTTTTCCGGGGGCTTTTCGGCAGGAGAGCGCCGGTCTGGCAGCAGGCGTGCAGGTGCTCAAGGTAGAGGTGTGCCAGAGCGCATGCAAAATGGACATCTATATTCGCTGCAGGCGGGCGCTTTCAGAGGATGAACGTGCCCTTTTGACGGCCTGTATCGATATATATATGGAAGGCCGGGTGCAGGTTTCGCTGATAGAAAACGAGCCGGTAAATCTGCAGCAAATGACGGACAATCAGAAAAAACAGGTGATACTCGAGAGGCTGCGTGAAGAGCAGCCTTCTTGCGCTGCCCTTTTGCATGCCATGCCGTTTTTGTTTGCACAGGGCCGGCTTGACATTCAGGTAAAACCGGCAGCGCTCAAGATTATGCGTTTGCGCCATACTAAGGAGAAGCTGGAAGAAATTCTTCAGTTCCTGGGAATGGAGTGCGAGGTCAGGCTCATAGAGAATGAAGCGGTCGAGCCAGAGGCAGAGCCTGTTTCGGCAGAGGCGCCGCCCAGCAGGCAGAGCAGGGCAGAAGAAGAGAGCCGGCCGGAGCTTCCCTGGGAGGAGGATGGAGCCGCCGAGGCGGCAAAAACGCTGCCGGATGATGCCTTTTTTGCCGCTTACGGAGCGGAGGAGCCGCTGCGCCCTGCCGAAAACAGCCGGCAGCAGATGCCGGCGGATCTGCCAGGCAGGGAAGCAGGCGATATAAAAGAAGAGGACATGCCGGTGGACAAAAAGAAAAAAAATCAGGTCATGTGCGGTAAGCCTATCAATACGAAGGATGAAATTCCGCTTGCCAGATGCGATGAGGAGCGGCGGATGGTAGTGACCCGCGGGATTATCAGTACGATTCACTGCCGGGAAATTCAAAACGGCAAAGCCATCTTAACGATTCGGATTACAGATTATATAGACAGTGTAGAGGTTAAGGCCTTTGTTGTGCACAAGACCTATAAAAGCCGGATGGAAACGCAGCTGGTAAAGGGCGCTACCATCCTTGTCAAAGGAAGTCTGCAGATGGATAGCTATGTGCAGGATCTGGTGCTGATGGCCAATCATATTACGCTGTGTGCAGAGCCTCTTCAGGTCAATGAGGAGAAAAAAAAGGAGCTGGAGGGGATGATTTTAGGCCGGCCCTTTGAGGGCGAAGCCGTAAGCATTAAAAGCGTATTAGGACAGGAGCCGGACAGGCCCGTGATTTTGCAAGGAGATATTATCCAGAGCGAAGGCAAGGAGATTCGAAATGGCCGCACGCTGATGACGATAGATATCACCGACTATACGGGTTCCATCTCCGTAAAGGCGTTTATGGAAACGGCTGATCTGGAAACAAAAGCCGGACTGATGAAAAAAGGCAAACAGATTAAAGTAAAGGGCCGCGTTAAATTTGATGATCAGTACGCACACGAATACCAGATGACAGCGGATGCGATCATTCCGACAAAGGACAGCTTAAAGCCAGAGCGGCAGGACACCTGTGAGGAAAAGAGGGTCGAGCTGCATGCGCATACCAAGATCAGTGAGATGGATGCCGTAGTATCACCGACGGATTTGGTCATGCAGGCGCATCGCTGGGGGCATCCGGCAGTGGCCATCACCGATCACGGCGTGGTGCAGGGCTTTCCGGAGGCAATGGATGCGGCCAAAAAATGCGGCATCAAGGTGATTTACGGCGTAGAGGCCTATTTGGTCGATGATTTAAAAACAGCCGTAGAGAATGATCAGGGACAGAGCTTCGAAGACCGGTTTGTTGTATTTGATATTGAGACAACCGGATTTAATAAAAAAGAGGATCAGATTCTGGAAATCGGCGCGGTGATGATAGAAAAGGGGAAAATCATAGATCGCTTTAGCCGGTTCATAGATCCACAGCGGCCGATCCCGGCCAGAATCACAGAGCTTACCTCTATTACGGATGAGGATGTCCGGGGGCAGGGGACAATTCAGGAGGTGCTGCCAGATTTTAAGGAATGGGCAGGCAGCAGTGTGCTGGTGGCCCATAATGCCGCGTTCGATACGGGTTTTATCCAAAATAAAAATGCGCAGCTAGGCGAGGCGCCGATGACCAATACGGTGGTCGATACATTGGAGCTGGCGCGGGGACTGTTTGAGCTGCGCCGCTATACGCTGGACTCTGTGGCGAAGCATTTGGACATATCATTGGAAAACCATCACCGGGCAGTGGACGATGCCGAAGCGACAGCGGAGATTTTTATAAAGTGTCTGGCTTTGCTGCGCGAGCAGGGCATAGAGGCGCTGTCACAGGTGAATGCATATATCCATAAAAACACCGATGTAAAGCGGCTGCGTTCGCATCATGCGGTGATTTTGGTGAAGAATCAGACGGGCCTGCGTAATCTGTATGAGCTGGTTTCGCTGGCGCATCTGGATTATTTTTACCGGCAGCCGCGGATTCCTAAAAGCGAGTATCTGCGGTTAAAGGAAGGGCTGCTGATCGGCACAGCCTGCGAGGCAGGCGAGCTGTACCAGGCTGTTCTGGAGAACGACGGGATGGAGACGCTGGAGCGTCTGGTCCGCTTTTATGATTATCTGGAAATTCAGCCAGTGGGAAACAATGCGTTTATGATTGCCGATCCGGACCGGGATAACGTAAACTCGGTAGAGGACCTGCAGGAGATCAATCGGCGGATTGTGCAGCTGGGGCTGGAGTATGATAAGCCGGTGGTGGCCACCTGCGACGTGCATTTCAAGGAACCGGAGGATGCTGTTTTCCGCAAGATCCTGATGGCCTCAAAGGGTTTTAAGGATGCGGACAATCAGGCGCCGCTGTATTTTAGAACGACCAATGAGATGCTGGAGGAGTTTGCCTATTTGGGCCCTGAGCTCTGCCATCAGGTGGTGATCGACAATCCGGTGCGGATCAGCGAAATGGTGGAGAAGATTCTGCCCATTCCGGACGGACAGTTTTCACCGGTGATTGAAGGCGCAGAGGAGGAGCTGCGTGATGCCGTATACGGAAAGGCAAAGGCCATGTACGGAGATCCGCTGCCGGAGGTTGTGGCAGCGCGTCTGGATCATGAGATGAAATGTATCATCAAAAACGGCTTTGCCACGCTCTATGTGCTGGCGAGGCGGTTGGTACTGCATTCGGTGGCCGATGGCTATTATGTGGGCTCGCGGGGATCGGTGGGCTCTTCCCTGGTGGCGACCATGGCGGAGATTACCGAGATCAATCCGCTACAGGCGCACTATTATTGCAAAAAATGTCAGTACAGCGATTTTGACTCTCCAGAGGTAAAGGCAAAGGCCGGTATGTCGGGCTTTGATCTGCCGGACAAGGTGTGTCCCGTGTGCGGTACGCCGCTGACGAAGGACGGACAGGAGATTCCGTTTGAGGTGTTCTTGGGCTTTGACGGCGATAAGGAGCCGGATATTGATCTGAACTTTTCCGGTGAATACCAGCCCAAGGCGCATGCCTATGTGGAGGAGATGTTTGGAACGGGTCATGTGTTTCGGGCGGGCACGATGGGCGGTTTGGCCGATAAAACGGCTTACGGAATGGTGCGCAAATATCTGGAGGAGCGCGGACAGACGGCCAGCAATGCTGAGATCAATTATCTGATCTCCGGCTGTTTGGATGTCAAGCGCACCACCGGGCAGCATCCCGGCGGTCAGATCATTGTACCGATGGGTTACAGCGTGTATGATTTCTGTCCGGTGCAGCATCCGGCCAACGATATGAATACGCCGATCGTAACGACGCATTTTGATTATAATCAGCTGCACGGCCGGTTGCTTAAGCTGGACATTCTGGGGCATGATGATCCTACGATGGTGCGTATGCTGGAGGATCTGACCCAGACAAAGGCCACAGAAGTGCCGCTAGATGATCCCAAGGTGATGTCACTGTTTTTAAATACTGATGCACTGGGCGTGACGCCGGAGCAGATCGGGAGCCCAGTGGGCACCTATGGCATCTCTGAGTTTGGTACGCGGTTCGTGCGGCAGATGCTGGTGGATACGAAGCCGCAGAATTTCTCGGATCTCGTGCGTATTTCAGGGCTTTCTCACGGGACAGATGTGTGGAATAATAATGCAAAGGATATCGTGGATCAGGGCATTGCGCCGATCTCAGAATGCATCTGTACGCGTGAGGATATCATGATTGATCTGATCCATCTGGGCATGGATAAGCTGCAGTCCTTTAAAATTATGGAGGCCGTGCGAAAGGGAAAAAAAGGACCAGGCCTTAAGCAAAGCGATATTGATGATATGATTGCACACGGCATTGAGCCATGGTATCTGGAATCCTGCAAAAAGATTCAGTACCTGTTTCCCAAGGGACATGCCGCCGCCTATGTGACTATGTCGCTGCGCATTGCCTATTACAAGGTGTACCACATGGAGGCCTATTACGCTGCCTTTTACACGATTCGCGCCGACAGCTTTGATTATGAGACGATGGCGCGCGGAGAAGAGCGGGCGCGCGAGGCCATGGCCGCAGTGGATGCCAAGTCCAAGGAGGAGCAGACGGCGAAGGATAAGGAGGTCCGTACGCTTTTGGAGCTTGTGATCGAATCCTATTGCCGGGGCATGGAATTTTTGCCGATCGATCTGTATGAGTCCGATCATCACAAATTCCGTATCATTGACGGCAAGCTGCTGCCGCCGTTTGATACCCTGAGCGGCATGGGCGCCACGGCAGCAGAGTCCATCGTGGAGGCGCGGCAGGAGGGAGAATTTCTGACCATCGAGGATTTTATCAACCGCACCAAGGTCAGCCGGACGATGGCCGAGACCATGAAGAGCCTGGGCATCATGGGCGATCTGCCGGACACCGATCAAATGAGCCTATTTTAA
- the ispG gene encoding flavodoxin-dependent (E)-4-hydroxy-3-methylbut-2-enyl-diphosphate synthase: MHTKEVNIGGVKIGGENPIAIQSMTNTKTADVKATVEQICRLEEAGCEIIRCTVPDRESAQALTQIKKQIHIPLVADIHFDYRMAIAAMENGADKIRINPGNLGGVENLKKVVEVAKEREIPIRVGVNGGSLEADLLQTYGHTAKALSMSALRNVRYLEELGFEDIVVSIKASEVRRCVESYELFAKECTYPLHIGITEAGTIEDGSIKSALGLGTLLYEGLGDTLRVSLTGDPVEEVRVAQKILHFMGLRRFGIEFVSCPTCGRTNIDLIELANQAQKALAGIKKPIKVAIMGCIVNGPGEAKEADLGIAGGKGEGLLFRKGEILRKVPEDQLLAALVEEVKAYDAV, translated from the coding sequence ATGCATACAAAAGAAGTGAATATTGGCGGCGTTAAGATCGGCGGTGAAAACCCGATTGCCATTCAGTCGATGACCAATACCAAGACAGCGGATGTGAAGGCAACGGTTGAGCAAATCTGCCGGCTGGAGGAGGCCGGCTGCGAAATCATCCGCTGTACGGTTCCGGATAGAGAGAGCGCACAGGCGCTGACGCAGATCAAAAAGCAGATTCATATCCCGCTGGTGGCGGATATTCATTTTGATTACCGCATGGCGATTGCCGCCATGGAAAACGGAGCGGATAAGATCCGCATCAATCCCGGCAATCTGGGCGGAGTAGAAAATCTGAAGAAGGTCGTAGAGGTCGCCAAGGAGCGTGAAATCCCCATCCGTGTAGGCGTAAACGGCGGATCGCTGGAGGCTGATCTGCTGCAAACCTATGGACATACAGCAAAGGCACTGAGCATGAGCGCCCTGCGGAATGTCCGCTATCTGGAGGAGCTTGGGTTTGAGGATATTGTCGTATCGATCAAGGCTTCTGAGGTCAGACGCTGCGTCGAAAGCTATGAGCTGTTTGCCAAAGAATGTACATATCCGTTGCATATTGGGATCACAGAGGCCGGCACGATCGAGGACGGCTCTATTAAATCGGCGCTGGGACTGGGTACTTTGCTATACGAGGGGCTGGGAGATACGCTGCGCGTTTCTTTGACCGGAGATCCGGTAGAGGAGGTGCGCGTGGCGCAGAAAATCCTGCATTTTATGGGACTGCGGCGGTTTGGAATCGAGTTCGTATCCTGCCCAACCTGCGGGAGAACCAATATTGATTTGATCGAGCTTGCCAATCAGGCACAGAAAGCACTGGCAGGGATTAAAAAGCCAATTAAAGTGGCCATCATGGGATGCATTGTCAATGGGCCGGGCGAAGCCAAGGAAGCCGATTTAGGAATCGCCGGCGGCAAAGGAGAAGGGCTGCTGTTTAGGAAAGGAGAAATCCTGCGCAAGGTGCCGGAGGATCAGCTTTTGGCAGCGCTGGTTGAAGAGGTGAAGGCCTATGACGCCGTATGA
- a CDS encoding site-2 protease family protein yields MSIILTLLVFTIIVVIHEWGHFIMARHHGIRVEEFAIGMGPALWKHKTKKDMIFSVRLLPIGGFCKMKGEEPEEGQEADEDSFTAKSPGARASVAAAGPIMNFILAFVLLLIFNLCYGYADTEVQSVEADYPAMQAGLEAGDRIVQLNGERIHVYNKISFLLMNYQADEEVELVVEKADGSEKTLRFPLRYDEENQRYRMGFTAGKSGGIGEQIAKKGFFKAVWDMLSQSFWYLCFEVELTIRSFAMLFTGKIGLDAVAGPIGMVSVVGETYQAAASYGIMAILSSMSSLMVLLSANLGVLNLFPVPGLDGSRLVFLGLEKIRKKPLNPKLENTIYLVGFILLFGLMAVVALNDVLRLFQ; encoded by the coding sequence ATGAGCATTATTCTGACGCTGCTGGTGTTTACAATCATCGTTGTGATCCATGAATGGGGACATTTTATCATGGCGCGCCACCATGGAATCCGGGTGGAGGAGTTTGCGATCGGCATGGGGCCGGCGCTGTGGAAGCATAAGACAAAAAAGGATATGATTTTTTCAGTGCGCCTCTTGCCAATCGGCGGGTTTTGCAAAATGAAGGGCGAAGAGCCGGAAGAGGGGCAGGAGGCAGATGAGGATTCTTTCACTGCCAAATCACCGGGAGCAAGGGCGAGCGTGGCGGCGGCAGGGCCGATCATGAATTTCATACTGGCCTTTGTTTTGCTGCTCATTTTTAATCTGTGCTATGGTTATGCCGATACAGAGGTGCAATCGGTGGAGGCGGATTATCCTGCCATGCAGGCAGGGCTGGAGGCGGGAGACCGTATTGTACAGCTGAATGGAGAGCGTATCCATGTGTATAATAAAATCAGCTTTTTGCTGATGAATTATCAGGCGGATGAAGAGGTGGAGCTGGTGGTAGAAAAGGCGGACGGCAGTGAGAAGACGCTGCGGTTTCCGCTGCGGTACGATGAAGAAAATCAGCGCTACCGGATGGGATTTACGGCAGGAAAATCAGGCGGCATAGGAGAACAGATTGCAAAAAAGGGATTTTTTAAGGCAGTATGGGATATGCTCAGCCAGAGCTTTTGGTATCTGTGCTTTGAGGTAGAGCTTACGATCCGCAGCTTTGCCATGCTGTTTACCGGTAAAATCGGACTGGATGCAGTGGCCGGACCCATCGGTATGGTCAGCGTGGTAGGCGAAACCTATCAGGCCGCGGCCTCTTACGGCATTATGGCGATTCTCAGCAGTATGTCCAGTCTGATGGTGCTCTTGAGCGCCAATTTGGGAGTGCTCAATCTGTTTCCGGTTCCGGGGCTGGACGGAAGCCGTTTAGTATTTTTAGGGCTGGAGAAAATTCGTAAAAAGCCGCTGAATCCGAAGCTGGAAAATACGATTTATTTAGTGGGCTTTATTTTATTATTTGGTCTGATGGCGGTGGTGGCGCTGAATGATGTGCTGCGGCTGTTCCAGTAA